In one Cervus elaphus chromosome 9, mCerEla1.1, whole genome shotgun sequence genomic region, the following are encoded:
- the LOC122700477 gene encoding LOW QUALITY PROTEIN: exosome complex component RRP43-like (The sequence of the model RefSeq protein was modified relative to this genomic sequence to represent the inferred CDS: inserted 1 base in 1 codon) produces the protein MAAGFKTVEPLEYYRRFLKENCRPDGRELGEFRTTTVNXSIGTADGSSLVKLGNTTVICGIKAEFAAPPTDAPDKGYVVPNVDLSPLCSWRFRSGPPGEEAQVASQFIADVIENSQIIQKEDLCISPGKLAWVLYCDLICLNHDGNILDACTFALLAALKNVQLPEVTINEETALAEVNLKKKSYLNIRTHPVATSFAVFDDTLLIVDPTEEEEHLATGTLTVVMDEEGRLCSLHKPGGSGLTGSKLQDCMSRAVTRHKEVKKLMDEVLKSMKPK, from the exons ATGGCGGCTGGGTTCAAAACTGTGGAACCTCTGGAGTATTACAGGAGATTTCTGAAAGAGAATTGCCGTCCTGATGGAAGAGAACTTGGTGAATTCAGAACCACAACTGTCA GTTCGATTGGTACCGCAGATGGTTCTTCTTTAGTGAAGCTGGGAAATACTACAGTAATTTGTGGAATTAAAGCGGAATTTGCAGCACCACCAACAGATGCCCCTGATAAAGGATATGTTGTTCCTAATGTGGATCTGTCACCTCTGTGTTCCTGGAGATTTCGGTCTGGCCCTCCTGGAGAAGAGGCCCAAGTGGCCAGCCAGTTCATTGCAGATGTCATTGAAAATTCACAGATAATTCAGAAAGAAGACTTATGCATCTCTCCAGGAAAGCTTGCTTGGGTTTTGTACTGTGATCTCATTTGCCTCAACCATGATGGAAACATTTTGGATGCTTGTACCTTTGCTTTGTTAGcagctttaaaaaatgtacagTTGCCTGAAGTtactataaatgaagaaactgcttTAGCAGAAgttaatttaaagaagaaaagttatTTGAATATTAGAACTCATCCAGTTGCAACTTCCTTTGCTGTGTTTGATGACACTCTGCTTATAGTTGATCCTACGGAAGAGGAGGAACATCTGGCAACTGGAACCTTAACAGTTGTAATGGACGAAGAAGGCAGGCTCTGTAGTCTTCACAAACCAGGTGGAAGTGGACTGACTGGATCTAAACTTCAAGACTGTATGAGCCGAGCGGTTACAAGacacaaagaagtaaaaaaactGATGGATGAAGTACTTAAGAGTATGAAACCCAAATGA